One Pichia kudriavzevii chromosome 3, complete sequence genomic window carries:
- a CDS encoding uncharacterized protein (PKUD0C06730; similar to Saccharomyces cerevisiae YHR142W (CHS7); ancestral locus Anc_2.94), giving the protein MVFGDFSSICSKAPLPLCTLVKPLKGTQNVDTIYHGILPKCYARTVDLANTLIFEIGTAFINLGNLVILLMIIYLVRLRYTSVARKEMIFFFWSLISHTVITLIIDTGVSPPGSRTYAYFVAYEVGNTAVVCWSLLFAGLSSFNFWDDGSFQTIFSLYISSAFVFIVNYLVAIFTFKGWGGGLQNDNTIALYVFYFVLNAIMLGLWLVSQLIICCFTLVWNWWALGALFLTCFFFAASQVLLYGFSEQICLRLNHYVDGSLFSTLSTMFCFMMIYKFWDIITFDDDEYYRFTAFVPAVANKQEASALLKN; this is encoded by the coding sequence ATGGTCTTCGGTGATTTCAGCTCCATCTGCAGCAAGGCGCCGCTTCCCCTCTGTACACTAGTTAAACCTCTTAAAGGCACTCAAAATGTGGACACCATCTACCATGGCATTCTTCCAAAATGTTATGCACGTACAGTCGATCTTGCAAACACACTGATATTTGAAATAGGAACGGCATTTATAAACCTCGGCAATCTTGTCATTCTACTCATGATTATCTATTTGGTGAGACTACGATATACCTCTGTGGCTCGAAAGGAAatgatcttcttcttctggtCCCTTATATCCCATACTGTCATCACCCTCATCATAGACACTGGTGTTTCACCACCGGGCTCAAGAACGTACGCTTACTTTGTCGCTTATGAAGTTGGTAATACGGCCGTTGTTTGTTGGTCCTTGCTCTTTGCTGGACTCTCAAGCTTTAATTTCTGGGATGATGGTTCTTTCCAAACGATCTTCTCTCTGTACATCTCTTCGGCATTTGTCTTCATTGTCAATTACCTAGTTGCCATATTCACATTCAAAGGATGGGGCGGCGGCCttcaaaatgataataCCATCGCACTCTAtgtgttttattttgtcCTTAACGCCATAATGCTCGGCTTGTGGCTAGTATCACAACTAATAATTTGCTGCTTTACATTGGTGTGGAATTGGTGGGCACTTGGTGCTCTGTTCTTaacttgtttcttcttcgcCGCATCTCAGGTTCTCTTGTACGGATTCAGTGAACAGATTTGTCTGCGTTTGAACCATTATGTCGATGGATCTCTCTTTAGTACATTGTCCACAATGTTCTGCTTTATGATGATCTACAAGTTTTGGGACATCATCACTtttgacgatgatgaataTTACAGATTCACAGCCTTTGTCCCTGCCGTTgcaaacaaacaagaagCTAGCGCCCTACTAAAGAACTAA
- a CDS encoding uncharacterized protein (PKUD0C06720; similar to Saccharomyces cerevisiae YLR348C (DIC1); ancestral locus Anc_1.123), giving the protein MSTVDKKQSGLARILGPAVAGVCEIGVFHPVDTISKRLMSNTTKVNNLSKLNEVIFKDKASAPAGKRFLSLFPGLGYAACYKILQRIYKYGGQPFANEFLTSNVKQTYDDLFGPKTGKALLSASAGSLIGIGEVVLLPLDVLKIKRQTNPEAFKGRGFFKIIKDEGFSLYNGAGWTAARNAPGSFALFGGSAFAKEYIFGLTDYSTASWYQNFIASICGASASLIVSAPLDVIKTRIQNKNFGTNESGFTIIKNMIANEGPTAFFKGLTPKLLTTGPKLVFSFALAQSLIPAFDKLLK; this is encoded by the coding sequence ATGTCAACTGTGGACAAAAAACAATCTGGTCTAGCTAGAATCCTTGGTCCTGCCGTTGCAGGTGTTTGTGAAATTGGTGTTTTCCATCCAGTTGATACCATCTCCAAGAGATTGATGTCCAACACTACCAAGGTCAACAACTTGTCTAAGTTGAACGAGGTCATCTTCAAGGATAAGGCGTCGGCGCCAGCAGGGAAGAGATTCCTCTCCCTTTTCCCCGGTTTAGGATATGCTGCTTGTTACAAGATTCTACAGAGAATCTACAAGTACGGTGGTCAACCTTTTGCAAATGAATTCTTGACTTCCAACGTCAAGCAAACCTACGATGACTTGTTTGGTCCAAAGACAGGTAAGGCGTTACTTTCTGCATCTGCGGGCTCGCTGATTGGTATTGGTGAAGTTGTTCTTTTGCCATTGGATGTCTTGAAAATCAAGAGACAGACTAACCCTGAGGCTTTCAAAGGTAGAGGTTTCTTCAAGATCATCAAGGACGAAGGATTCTCCCTTTACAATGGTGCCGGCTGGACTGCCGCAAGAAACGCACCGGGCTCCTTCGCCTTGTTTGGTGGTTCTGCGTTTGCTAAGGAATACATTTTCGGCTTGACTGACTACTCCACTGCTTCTTGGTACCAAAACTTTATTGCCTCCATTTGTGGTGCTTCCGCTTCCTTGATTGTCTCTGCACCTTTGGATGTCATCAAGACAAGAatccaaaacaaaaactttGGTACTAACGAATCTGGCTTCACCATCATTAAGAACATGATTGCAAACGAGGGGCCAACTGCCTTCTTCAAAGGTTTGACTCCTAAGTTGTTGACCACTGGTCCTAAGCTTGTCTTCTCTTTTGCCTTGGCTCAATCACTAATTCCTGCATTCGATAAGCTCTTGAAATAG
- a CDS encoding uncharacterized protein (PKUD0C06750; similar to Saccharomyces cerevisiae YGR274C (TAF1); ancestral locus Anc_5.25): MFDAEGTTSSFTEQDNEFESVLSGQIASFDNLFDGKTEHADNAVDFSDEEELADEEEPTKGVSSDNEDLFGEKDEEAGLEEEDDFMKELEQEALEGVEGNGDPETISEALFGQSIPGHVGLQDLDFASNSVIDSAKQIGDSDIELSDEDEQNGEEYGHDNTNNKAIDGEGHLISEAEKKQKELEKQRKEQAIKEVQLKIFFPTFEKGRHMKLQTLFPIVPLDFSYQQPPPVEKPLLPTCNKFDVSVDQSMEFKMPVKKYREYQKRLRKAHTKPDVTIVQINPEEQLEQSSIGEEAVTHKEIIPIKYDPDMIISTADWNDDNIFDASEDLEILPPPKRLKMDINDLDVWDDDDENMIFEGNLNLDSINLKLDMNDPHLVFMEKENKYPIPIHIKNSDATIPSNPKLLELKFNISNDKDYEPLKANYQTRVRATIGTLSIEHAPPALRLQFPFYKVSPTEKENRLYHRPKFTVKTNQTIVFSKLKTRKKKKDRGKDVSEIFRNSTDLTLGDSAPIFLSEYSEEYPLMMNKFGMSTKIINYYRKMNDDDNNRPKSIVGETHILGVNDRSPFWNFGMVERGTTVPTFYNKMSRAPIFHHEPYSTDFLLIRSTGGNIGQRYYLRPINYLLTVGQTLPAIEIPGPHSRRATTLMKNRLRMIAYRALNANENTRITVKDISDHFPKQTDMQIRQRLKEFMEYQRSGPDQGFWTLKSNNKPPDYEAIRRMMTPEDVCVLSTMMWGQQKFEDLDLFRRERLDSSDENANKKDKDGKENNTEESLSQQLAPWNTTRNFIQATQGKAMLQIHGEGDPSKSGRAMSFLKISMKGGFIKNVEGRNESKPGTPSGNTSSAPHTYNVAIQQKLYDEQINKVWYKQAASLSRQRNTDKPRVAEINELSDQYYLKKANRAVDEEVNEKPRYLRITRMVKNAYGIKERKVQVIKDPKVVELYVKKKQEQLVEMSANADSNAVLITNDEEENMKVKKRLEQELAKLEKQAEKKKKKQTGITAANIDSEGRISGKGIGKGKSTSRRCATCGSLGHIRTNKTCPLYYTVHNKSNPNYIPGSELIAQKQGINGVGTNGSITPQISTVQSPSNGPSSDNLEGLPSQPPH; this comes from the coding sequence ATGTTTGATGCAGAAGGGACAACAAGCTCTTTCACCGAACAAGATAACGAGTTTGAATCTGTTCTCAGTGGGCAAATTGCGTCTTTCGACAATCTATTTGATGGTAAAACTGAGCATGCAGATAATGCTGTTGATTTCAGTGACGAGGAAGAGTTGGCCGACGAGGAGGAGCCCACTAAAGGAGTGAGCAGCGACAATGAGGATCTTTTTGGCGAGAAGGACGAGGAGGCTGGATTagaggaggaggatgatTTTATGAAAGAATTAGAACAGGAAGCGTTGGAAGGTGTTGAAGGGAACGGGGACCCTGAGACAATTTCTGAAGCTTTGTTTGGACAGAGTATTCCTGGCCACGTGGGGTTACAGGACCTTGATTTTGCGTCGAACTCCGTAATAGATTCCGCCAAGCAAATAGGAGATTCGGATATTGAGCTATCCGATGAAGACGAACAGAATGGCGAGGAATATGGGCATGAtaacaccaacaacaaagcGATAGATGGGGAGGGACACTTGATCTCCGAAgctgaaaagaaacagaaggaactagaaaaacaaaggaaagAGCAGGCAATAAAGGAAGTACAGCTGAAAATCTTTTTCCCCACTTTTGAGAAGGGTAGACACATGAAACTACAAACCTTGTTCCCCATAGTTCCGTTGGACTTTAGTTACCAACAACCTCCACCGGTGGAAAAGCCTCTTTTGCCAACATGTAACAAATTTGATGTTAGTGTTGATCAGAGCATGGAGTTCAAAATGCCTGTCAAAAAGTATAGAGAGTATCAGAAGCGCCTCAGAAAAGCACATACCAAACCGGATGTTACTATAGTTCAAATAAACCCAGAGGAGCAATTGGAGCAGTCGAgcattggagaagaagcTGTGACACATAAAGAGATAATACCTATAAAGTATGATCCAGATATGATTATATCAACAGCAGATTGGAATGATGACAATATCTTTGATGCTTCTGAAGATCTGGAAATATTACCCCCACCGAAGCGGTTGAAGATGgatatcaatgatttggaCGTCTGggatgacgatgatgaaaatatgaTATTTGAGGGGAACCTTAATCTTGActcaatcaatttgaaactGGATATGAATGATCCACATTTGGTGTTtatggaaaaagaaaataaatatCCAATTCCAATACATATCAAAAACAGTGATGCGACGATTCCATCTAATCCTAAACTCCTTGAACTTAAGTTCAATATCTCTAACGATAAGGATTACGAACCGCTAAAGGCCAATTACCAAACCAGAGTCAGGGCTACTATTGGAACGTTGAGTATAGAACATGCGCCACCAGCGTTGAGGCTACAATTTCCCTTTTATAAGGTTAGTCCTACggagaaagaaaacagattGTATCACAGACCAAAGTTTACAGTCAAAACTAACCAAACTATTGTGTTTTCTAAACTCAAGACtagaaagaagaagaaagataGAGGTAAAGATGTCTCTGAGATTTTCAGAAACTCTACAGATTTGACGCTGGGAGATTCAGCACCTATTTTCTTGAGTGAGTATAGTGAAGAGTATCCTTTGATGATGAACAAGTTTGGTATGAGCACAAAGATAATAAACTATTACAGAAAAATGAACGACGACGACAACAACAGACCAAAGTCTATTGTTGGGGAAACACATATTCTGGGAGTAAACGACCGCTCTCCATTTTGGAACTTTGGCATGGTCGAGAGAGGCACAACTGTCCCCACATTTTACAATAAGATGAGCAGAGCCCCTATTTTCCACCATGAACCTTATTCTACCGATTTTTTACTCATCCGGTCTACAGGTGGCAATATAGGACAACGGTACTATTTGCGTCCTATAAATTACCTACTTACGGTAGGACAAACGTTACCAGCTATAGAAATCCCAGGCCCGCATTCCAGGCGGGCAACTACTCTCATGAAAAATAGACTCCGGATGATTGCATATCGTGCATTAAATGCCAATGAAAATACTAGAATCACAGTCAAGGATATCTCTGATCATTTCCCCAAACAAACAGACATGCAAATCCGTCAAAGATTGAAAGAATTTATGGAATATCAAAGAAGCGGACCAGACCAAGGTTTCTGGACTTTGAAATCTAACAATAAACCGCCAGATTATGAAGCAATTCGTAGAATGATGACTCCTGAGGATGTCTGTGTGCTATCCACTATGATGTGGGGTCAGcaaaagtttgaagatCTTGATCTGTTCAGAAGGGAGCGTTTAGACTCTTcagatgaaaatgcaaataagAAGGATAAAGacggaaaagaaaataacaCAGAAGAATCTTTGAGTCAGCAACTGGCGCCTTGGAACACGACTAGGAATTTCATACAGGCGACTCAAGGAAAGGCAATGTTGCAAATACACGGGGAGGGCGATCCATCTAAGAGTGGGCGTGCAATGTCTTTcttgaagatatcaatgaaGGGAGGTTTCATCAAGAATGTTGAAGGTCGAAATGAGTCGAAGCCAGGGACTCCTTCGGGAAATACATCATCTGCGCCCCACACTTATAACGTCGCAATCCAGCAGAAGTTATACGATGAGcaaatcaacaaagttTGGTACAAACAAGCAGCCAGTCTATCCAGACAGCGTAACACAGATAAACCGAGGGTGGCTGAGATTAATGAGCTAAGTGACCAATACTATCTCAAAAAAGCTAATCGGgctgttgatgaagaggtGAACGAGAAGCCAAGGTACTTACGAATCACTAGAATGGTAAAGAATGCATATGGTATCAAGGAAAGGAAAGTTCAGGTTATAAAAGACCCCAAAGTTGTGGAGCTGTATgtcaaaaagaaacaagagcAGTTGGTGGAAATGAGTGCAAATGCTGATAGTAATGCGGTGCTAATTACCAACGACGAAGAGGAGAACATGAAGGTCAAGAAACGGTTGGAACAAGAGCTTGCtaaattggaaaaacaagccgaaaagaagaagaagaagcaaacAGGTATAACAGCTGCAAACATTGACAGTGAGGGGCGTATAAGTGGTAAAGGTATTGGTAAAGGTAAGTCCACAAGTAGAAGATGTGCGACATGCGGATCATTGGGACATATCCGTACTAATAAAACCTGCCCCCTATACTACACAGTTCATAACAAATCAAACCCTAACTATATTCCAGGAAGTGAACTGATTGCCCAAAAGCAAGGAATCAACGGCGTGGGAACCAATGGCAGCATTACACCACAAATCAGTACAGTCCAATCCCCTTCGAATGGTCCATCTTCAGACAACTTAGAGGGGCTGCCATCCCAACCACCCCATTGA
- a CDS encoding uncharacterized protein (PKUD0C06740; similar to Saccharomyces cerevisiae YML067C (ERV41); ancestral locus Anc_4.330), with the protein MIPAMENTRKAIRVFDAFPKTPPSDRVASYRGSYSTILTYAFMVFMIWVQVGGYIDGYIDHQFSVDDKIRSTLNLNVDILVKMPCKYLDANVRDITEDRNMAEEILNFEGVEVPDYFWTLGLREKNTVTPDLDVVLSNSLEADFASKGVRARLDLPTCRIYGVIPINRVQGDFHITAEGMGYFGGHITPEDALNFTHFINEFSFGTFYPYIDNTLDQTAQITEEKQRTYLYYLKIIPTIFGKLGHEIDTTQYSVQMTKTDKKYAPGLFFKYDFDPIKMSTIERRLSFFQFVIRLVTILGGLWIIVGWLYKLMEKSIAVFFGEEYLRRGEEKKGGLLDEPMDEFEKI; encoded by the exons ATGATCCCCGCAATGGAGAATACACGTAAAGCCATTCGTGTTTTCGATGCGTTTC CAAAAACACCGCCCAGTGACAGAGTGGCTTCATACAGAGGGtcatattcaacaattctaACATATGCGTTTATGGTGTTCATGATATGGGTGCAGGTGGGTGGATATATCGATGGGTATATTGATCATCAATtttctgttgatgataaaaTCAGGAGTACCTTGAATCTCAATGTCGACATATTAGTCAAAATGCCATGTAAATATTTGGATGCTAATGTGCGTGATATCACAGAAGACAGAAATATGGCAGAagagattttgaatttcgAAGGTGTAGAAGTACCTGATTATTTTTGGACACTAGGTCTTCGGGAGAAAAACACTGTTACGCCAGATCTCGATGTTGTTCTATCGAACTCCTTAGAGGCTGACTTTGCAAGTAAAGGTGTCAGGGCCCGCTTGGATCTTCCTACTTGTAGGATCTATGGTGTGATACCAATCAACAGGGTTCAAGGAGATTTCCATATTACAGCAGAAGGGATGGGGTACTTCGGCGGTCACATTACACCAGAAGATGCGTTGAATTTTACACATTTTATCAACGAGTTTTCCTTTGGTACCTTTTATCCATATATTGACAATACTCTTGATCAAACTGCACAGATCACTGAGGAGAAGCAGCGCACCTATCTCTATTATCTCAAAATCATACCTACAATATTCGGTAAATTGGGCCATGAAATAGACACGACTCAGTATTCTGTACAGATGACTAAAACAGACAAGAAGTATGCACCCGGcttgtttttcaagtacGACTTTGATCCTATCAAGATGTCCACCATCGAGAGGCGGTTGTCATTCTTCCAGTTTGTCATTCGATTGGTGACGATATTAGGAGGGCTTTGGATCATTGTTGGATGGTTATATAAACTGATGGAGAAATCCATTGCTGTCTTTTTTGGTGAAGAATATTTGAGGCGTGGAGAGGAGAAGAAAGGAGGGTTGTTGGACGAACCAAtggatgaatttgaaaaaatatag
- a CDS encoding uncharacterized protein (PKUD0C06760; similar to Saccharomyces cerevisiae YOR251C (TUM1); ancestral locus Anc_8.691) yields MVYIYRMSFLASKTTTPLMQTAKATQRKISTVAPAGLDRFMKQHENVIPVDASWYMPNVPMNAYTEYMKSRIENAVFFDIEAVKDNSSKYPHMLPTKEVFEQEVRSLGIKNDSDILFYDQQGVFSLCRAAWMFEIFGHDPTKLHILNTYPAYAKNHADPNLVMVVHNLKTIMDRNIATSKSPHPESEYVATFDPSKVITYEQLLKLVQEDKIGTEYTLVDARSTLRFTGEAPEPRKGLSSGHIKNAINLPFTELLTPEKALLSSMSITNILKERGIDESKPIIVMCGTGVTACVVRAAMQLVGFDSSKIAVYDGSWTEWAMRAPEPLIVKDV; encoded by the coding sequence ATGGTGTATATTTATAGAATGTCTTTTTTGGCATCTAAAACTACAACCCCATTAATGCAAACCGCAAAGGCCACTCAGAGAAAAATATCTACAGTAGCACCGGCTGGACTCGATAGATTCATGAAACAGCATGAAAATGTTATTCCAGTTGATGCTTCATGGTATATGCCGAACGTTCCAATGAACGCTTACACTGAATATATGAAAAGTCGGATTGAAAATgctgttttctttgacatTGAAGCTGTCAAGGACAACAGTTCCAAATATCCGCATATGCTTCCAACAAAAGAAGTGTTTGAACAGGAGGTGAGAAGTCttggaatcaaaaatgATTCGGATATTCTCTTCTATGATCAACAAGGAGTGTTCAGTCTCTGCCGTGCTGCGTGGATGTTTGAGATCTTTGGTCATGACCCTACAAAGTTACACATTCTCAACACGTACCCTGCATATGCGAAAAACCATGCTGATCCAAATTTGGTGATGGTGGTTCACAACCTCAAAACTATTATGGACAGAAACATTGCAACCTCAAAGTCACCCCACCCGGAATCCGAGTATGTTGCAACATTCGATCCGTCCAAAGTTATCACGTATGAGCAACTCTTGAAACTGGTGCAAGAAGATAAGATCGGTACCGAATATACTTTGGTCGATGCTAGATCAACGTTGAGGTTTACAGGGGAGGCACCCGAACCTAGAAAAGGCCTGTCCTCGGGCCATATTAAGAATGCAATCAACCTTCCTTTCACTGAGCTGCTCACCCCAGAAAAGGCTCTCCTCTCTTCTATGTCCATAACCAATATTCTAAAGGAAAGAGGTATTGACGAGAGTAAACCAATCATTGTCATGTGTGGTACTGGTGTCACTGCATGTGTAGTCAGAGCTGCCATGCAACTTGTGGGTTTTGATTCTAGCAAGATCGCTGTTTATGATGGCTCGTGGACAGAATGGGCAATGCGGGCACCTGAGCCTTTGATTGTGAAGGACGTTTAG
- a CDS encoding uncharacterized protein (PKUD0C06710; similar to Saccharomyces cerevisiae YOR158W (PET123); ancestral locus Anc_5.505) gives MGKGALKYGGKSGLLPKPKEIFKKPYKHQVYKKPADSGYAEGILHPKNISRDYIIPKVVTPEQLLRKSAAEPVKKYTEEEIAKMPEAQQFKIRNAEMRRKYLKESYETEIQRLERVEKYKQQLQEEQEKIAAEAAQHKESQAEIFTTPTIESYLEGPLVRERTEEEKEALKLKRESNRLQTELNAKTARAASLFELYNASSQFAITEDKLEKMVEDAFNSESDKHWNNIAAKTSRRISGMKTDVGFDRAIVDVVLDNVNRGPGFDAVQDYLDGFTDDIKDLADQIKEERDQKDLQQYNENIEKLNEIDRKQV, from the coding sequence ATGGGTAAAGGAGCACTCAAGTACGGGGGCAAGTCTGGTCTTCTtccaaaaccaaaggaGATTTTCAAGAAGCCATACAAGCATCAAGTTTACAAGAAACCAGCTGATTCCGGATATGCAGAAGGGATTCTACATCCAAAAAACATTTCCAGAGATTATATAATTCCCAAAGTTGTCACACCCGAACAATTGTTGAGGAAAAGTGCTGCTGAGCCTGTGAAGAAATACACTGAGGAGGAGATTGCCAAGATGCCTGAGGCacaacaattcaaaatcagaaatgCCGAAATGAGAAGAAAGTATCTCAAGGAATCCTACGAAACGGAGATCCAACGGTTAGAGAGAGtggaaaaatacaaacaacaGCTGCAGGAAGagcaagagaaaattgcTGCGGAGGCTGCACAGCATAAAGAATCACAAGCTGAGATTTTCACCACACCTACTATCGAAAGCTACCTTGAAGGACCATTGGTTAGAGAGAGAACCGAGGAGGAAAAGGAGGCattaaagttgaagagagaGTCAAACCGTTTACAGACAGAGCTGAATGCCAAGACCGCAAGGGCTGCCAGCTTATTTGAGCTGTATAATGCATCATCTCAATTTGCTATAACTGAGGATAAGCTAGAGAAGATGGTTGAAGATGCATTCAATAGTGAATCCGACAAACATTGGAACAACATTGCTGCAAAAACATCTCGTAGAATAAGTGGAATGAAGACCGACGTTGGTTTTGATCGGGCCATTGTGGATGTTGTCCTGGATAACGTCAATAGGGGACCTGGTTTTGATGCTGTTCAAGATTACTTGGATGGCTTTACCGATGATATCAAGGATCTAGCGGACCAGATCAAGGAGGAGAGAGACCAGAAGGATCTACAGCAGTACAACGAAAATATTGAGAAGTTGAATGAAATCGACCGTAAacaagtttga
- a CDS encoding uncharacterized protein (PKUD0C06700; similar to Saccharomyces cerevisiae YOR269W (PAC1); ancestral locus Anc_8.717), producing the protein MSDPRRIYSESNVPVLRTLPSGLFSQNGTILSSRQLSELNASVLQYLHPILTDLPEVYEAVEKALENYERSVNLHSKSNKAYGDLMSIDIPDNYLQKKWSTVLRLQRNLLELETRNKALEDRNQELEQQVEMLRNTPQTNQSSVISFKFNWIPSVLKTSLLFHTSPITAVAIHPYNPYLVTASQDGMMVFWNMLDFSEPVGLVKNAHSKSINRLFFQPKSSLLASCSSDQTIKIWDLSDINNVTTPTKILTGHEHIVSSVVIPSSNPNVIFSSSRDNTIKVWDLLTGWALHSISGHSDWVRAIDVVGDYVLSGSSDTSVRLTHWPSQTGVGLCLGHEQVVEDVKFLPDVCNQYLDNLGTSRSDDTEYEKLKFKYAISCGRDKLIKIWKLPLPEFNALKGHPVANPMNPYGECIKEIRGHKSWVRDLQVHYNGKYIISCSDDQTIKFWDLETLSTGHGVVEPVKVLQGHESFVNCISIASPRGEEATDDNLRCYLVSGGADSRINVWV; encoded by the coding sequence ATGTCTGATCCTCGTCGGATATATTCAGAGAGCAATGTCCCCGTTCTGCGAACATTGCCTAGCGGCCTCTTCTCGCAGAACGGCACGATCCTTTCGTCGAGACAACTCTCCGAACTAAATGCCTCTGTTCTACAGTACCTGCACCCCATATTGACAGATTTGCCCGAAGTTTACGAGGCAGTGGAGAAAGCACTGGAAAACTATGAGAGATCTGTTAATCTACATAGCAAGAGCAACAAGGCTTATGGTGATCTCATGTCCATCGATATACCGGATAACTATCTACAGAAGAAATGGTCCACTGTTTTGAGGTTACAACGAAACCTATTAGAGCTAGAAACAAGGAACAAGGCATTGGAGGACCgaaatcaagaattggAACAACAGGTGGAAATGTTGCGCAACACACCCCAAACCAACCAATCTAGTGTGATATCCTTCAAGTTCAATTGGATTCCATCTGTTTTAAAGACATCATTGTTGTTCCATACTTCACCTATAACAGCCGTTGCAATACATCCATACAATCCATATTTGGTCACAGCAAGCCAAGATGGAATGATGGTCTTTTGGAATATGCTTGATTTCAGTGAGCCTGTAGGACTAGTCAAGAATGCTCATTCCAAATCTATCAATAGACTTTTCTTTCAACCAAAATCGTCATTACTGGCCTCATGTTCCTCGGATCAGACTATAAAGATCTGGGATTTATCTGATATAAACAACGTCACAACTCCAACAAAGATCCTGACTGGTCATGAACATATTGTTTCATCGGTAGTAATACCTAGCTCCAATCCAAACGTTATATTTTCCTCCTCTCGAGATAATACAATAAAAGTGTGGGATCTGTTAACAGGATGGGCGTTGCACAGTATCTCGGGACACTCGGATTGGGTTCGGGCAATCGATGTTGTTGGCGATTATGTGTTATCAGGGTCTTCGGATACAAGTGTAAGACTGACTCACTGGCCATCACAGACCGGTGTGGGGTTATGTCTTGGACATGAACAAGTTGTTGAGGATGTGAAATTCTTACCAGATGTATGTAACCAGTACCTTGATAATCTAGGTACTTCACGATCAGATGATACCGAATATGAAAAGCTTAAGTTCAAGTATGCTATAAGTTGTGGACGGGACAAACTAATtaaaatttggaaattgcCATTACCTGAGTTCAATGCATTGAAGGGCCATCCAGTTGCAAATCCAATGAACCCATACGGTGAATGTATCAAAGAGATCAGAGGCCACAAATCCTGGGTCAGAGACCTTCAAGTCCATTATAATGGTAAATATATTATTAGTTGTTCCGACGATCAGACAATTAAATTTTGGGATTTGGAGACATTATCGACAGGTCACGGTGTGGTTGAACCCGTAAAGGTTCTTCAGGGCCACGAAAGTTTTGTTAATTGCATAAGTATTGCTTCTCCGAGAGGTGAAGAGGCAACTGATGATAACCTGCGTTGTTATTTGGTCAGTGGTGGTGCTGATTCAAGAATCAATGTGTGGGTATAA